Genomic window (Allostreptomyces psammosilenae):
TACCTGTCCGTGGTGGAGGGCCTGCGCTTCGGCCATCCGCTGGCCGTCGAGTCGCCGGACGACCCGCTGCCCGAGCTGGACTTCGGCCCGGTGATCCACGCGGCCAAGGCGGCCGAGCTGCGCGGCCACTTCGACGCGGCGGTCGCCGGCCGCGGCGTCCCGCTGCACCGGGGGGACCTCGCCCGGGGACGCTTCCTCCCCGGGCAGGACACCTCCGCCTACCTGGCGCCCATGTGCGTGCTGGAGCCGCCCGCCAACTGGGCGCTGCACCACTCCGAGCCGTTCGGGCCGCTGGACTCCGTGGTGCTGGTGGACACCGAGGCCGAGCTGCTGGCCGCCATGAACGCCGGCAACGGCTCCCTGGTGGCCAGCGTCGCAACCGACGACGCGGACTTCGGCGCCCGGGTCGGCGAGGACCTGCTCGCCTTCAAGGTGGGCGTCAACAAGCCGCGCTCCCGGGGCGACCGCGAGGAGGTCTTCGGCGGCATCGGCGGCTCGTGGAAGGGCGCCTTCGTGGGCGGCGACCTGCTGGTGCACGCCGTCACCTACGGCCCCGAGGGTCCGGACGAGAAGCTGTACGGGAACTTCCCCGACTACTCCCTGTACCCGGCGCGCTGAGACCGCGCGGACCGGCCGGCCGCCCACCGGGACGCCCGGTGGGCGGCCGGCCGTGCTCCGCCGCGGCTCAGTAGGCGGCGGTGAACCTGGTCCGGTGGTGCTCCGGCCGTTCCGCCTCGTCCAGCAGCGCCACCGCGAGGTCCTCCATGGAGATCGCCGACCGGCCGGAGGCGTCCAGCAGCAGCTCGTCGGTGCCCAGGCGGTAGGCGCCGGTGCGCGCCCCCGGCTCCAGCAGCGCCGGCGGGCTCAGATAGGCCCAGTCCACCTCCCGCTCGGCCTGGCAGACCCGGAGCTGGTCGGCGCAGGCGAGCGCGATGTCCCGCCAGGCGGCGGGGAGGAAACGCGGGTCCTCCAGCACGGTGCGCCCGCCCGTGCCCGGCACGGTCAGCGTGGCGGCCCCGCCGACCAGCAGCAGCCGCACCCCGCTCCCGGCCAGACCGGCCAGCAGGCCCCTGGCCGCCCGGACCAGCTCCCGCTCGCTGCCGGGCGCCGGGCGGGTGGCGCCGATCACCAGGTCCCGGCCGGCGCTCAGCCGGGCCACGTCGCGGGGGTCGGCGGCGTCCCCGATCCGGGCGTCGGCGGCGGCGGGCAGCTCCGCCAGGCGCGCGTGACCGCGCACCACGGCGGTGACCCGGTGGCCGCGGGCCAGCGCCTCGGCCACCACCCGACTCCCCACGTTCCCGGCCGCTCCGAACACCGTGATGCGCATGGATTCCCCCTTGTTCTCCGTGGTCGACGAGGCGCGCCGGGACCAGATGTCTTAGCGCTAAGAGAATGTATCTCACCGCTAAGGAACCTCGCTAGGCTGGGCCCGTGGCGGATCACGTGGACCGGGTGCTGGAACAGTGGGGCGCGCACCGCCCCGACCTCGACGTCTCCCCGATGGCGGTGATCGGGCGGCTGTCCCGGGCCTCCCGGCTGATCAGCGCCGAACTGCGCCGCACCTTCGCCGCGCACGGGCTCGACGCCGCCTCCTTCGACGTCCTCGCCACCCTGCGCCGCAGCGGGCCGCCCCACCGGCTCACCCCCGCCGAGCTGATGCGCGCGGCCATGGTGACCTCGGG
Coding sequences:
- a CDS encoding NAD(P)-dependent oxidoreductase is translated as MRITVFGAAGNVGSRVVAEALARGHRVTAVVRGHARLAELPAAADARIGDAADPRDVARLSAGRDLVIGATRPAPGSERELVRAARGLLAGLAGSGVRLLLVGGAATLTVPGTGGRTVLEDPRFLPAAWRDIALACADQLRVCQAEREVDWAYLSPPALLEPGARTGAYRLGTDELLLDASGRSAISMEDLAVALLDEAERPEHHRTRFTAAY
- a CDS encoding MarR family winged helix-turn-helix transcriptional regulator — translated: MADHVDRVLEQWGAHRPDLDVSPMAVIGRLSRASRLISAELRRTFAAHGLDAASFDVLATLRRSGPPHRLTPAELMRAAMVTSGAITQRLDRLQAAGLVTRTPSASDGRVVHVALTDEGRALVDRVLPDHVATERRLLAALTGAQRDDLADTLRHLLESLGDTAD